From the genome of Triticum aestivum cultivar Chinese Spring chromosome 3B, IWGSC CS RefSeq v2.1, whole genome shotgun sequence, one region includes:
- the LOC123069012 gene encoding acyl transferase 7: MAAVNKSVERLAQRLVAPAEPTPVGPLRLSWLDRYPTQMALIESLHVFKPAPDGGNDAGPARTIERALAQALVHYYPLAGRLGFTDDGGLLHVDCGGDGSGVWFTEAAAACALEDVEYLEHPMMIAKDELLPPTPAQEEERRLVLLVQVTTFACSGFVVGFRFSHAVSDGPGAAQFMAAVGEFARGRSSVEGLAVEPQWGREAIPNPAGAVVGSLPSPAGAKRLEYLAMDISADYINHFKSQYNTEHAGSWCSAFEVLVAKAWQSRTRAAGFEPDSTVHLCFAMNARPLLHASLPRAGAGFYGNCYYIMRVSALAGKVFGSSIPEVVKIIKDGKRRMPSEFARWATGEAGADGGEDPYQITSDYRTLLVSDWTRLGFAEVDYGWGPPAHVVPLTNLDYIATCILVKPWAHKPGARLITQCVTPDRVAAFHEGMLDMN; the protein is encoded by the coding sequence ATGGCGGCCGTGAACAAGTCCGTCGAGCGGCTGGCGCAGCGCCTGGTGGCGCCGGCCGAGCCCACGCCGGTCGGCCCGCTCCGCCTGTCCTGGCTCGACCGCTACCCCACCCAGATGGCGCTCATCGAATCACTGCACGTCTTCAAGCCGGCCCCTGACGGCGGCAACGACGCTGGCCCGGCGAGGACCATCGAACGGGCTCTGGCGCAAGCTCTTGTCCACTACTACCCGCTCGCCGGCCGCCTCGGGTTCACGGACGACGGCGGGCTGCTGCATGTCgactgcggcggcgacggcagcggcgtcTGGTTCACGGAGGCCGCGGCCGCCTGCGCGCTCGAGGACGTGGAGTACCTGGAGCACCCCATGATGATCGCCAAGGACGAGCTGCTTCCGCCCACGCCCGCTCAGGAGGAGGAGCGTAGGCTCGTCCTGCTCGTCCAGGTCACCACATTCGCCTGCAGCGGCTTCGTCGTCGGCTTCCGCTTCAGCCACGCCGTCTCCGACGGCCCCGGTGCCGCGCAGTTCATGGCCGCCGTCGGTGAGTTCGCCCGCGGCCGCAGCAGCGTGGAAGGCCTGGCGGTGGAGCCGCAGTGGGGCCGCGAGGCGATCCCGAACCCGGCCGGCGCCGTCGTCGGCAGCCTGCCCAGCCCCGCGGGTGCCAAGCGACTCGAGTACCTCGCCATGGACATCTCCGCGGACTACATCAACCACTTCAAGTCGCAGTACAACACGGAGCACGCCGGCTCGTGGTGCTCGGCGTTCGAGGTGCTGGTGGCCAAGGCGTGGCAGAGCCGCACCCGCGCGGCGGGGTTCGAGCCGGACTCCACCGTCCACCTCTGCTTCGCCATGAACGCGCGACCCCTCCTGCACGCCTCGCTCCCGCGCGCCGGCGCCGGGTTCTACGGCAACTGCTACTACATCATGCGCGTCTCGGCGCTCGCGGGCAAGGTGTTTGGTTCCTCGATCCCGGAAGTGGTGAAGATCATCAAGGACGGGAAGAGGCGGATGCCGTCGGAGTTCGCGCGGTGGGCGACCGGGGAGGCCGGGGCCGACGGCGGTGAGGACCCGTACCAGATCACGTCAGACTACCGGACGCTGCTGGTGTCGGACTGGACGCGGCTCGGGTTCGCCGAGGTGGACTACGGCTGGGGGCCGCCGGCGCACGTCGTGCCCTTGACGAACCTGGACTACATCGCGACGTGCATCCTGGTGAAGCCGTGGGCGCACAAGCCAGGGGCGCGGCTCATCACCCAGTGCGTGACGCCCGACCGTGTCGCCGCCTTCCATGAAGGAATGCTCGACATGAACTGA